A stretch of Scheffersomyces stipitis CBS 6054 chromosome 2, complete sequence DNA encodes these proteins:
- the NUE1 gene encoding NADH dehydrogenase (ubiquinone) 1 alpha subcomplex 9 (NADH dehydrogenase (ubiquinone) 1 alpha subcomplex 9 (NUEM)(NUO)): MLSSAKSARPLVRVSGSAARTLYTSVLESDLNITKNGKVNVAIGSGGRSSRTGYTATVFGATGFLGRYLTSKLARHGTTTIVPFRDDMKKRFLKVTGDLGVVNFVEFDARNVKSIADSVAHSDIVFNCIGADYETKNFSMADVNISITERIAQATKEAGVPRFVHVSSYNANPKSESIFYATKGIGEQVVRDIIPSATIVRPSPMYGREDNLLNYLGPKLKMWTPGKNSKEIYPTYVLDVARALEKIGYDDSTAGQTYELYGSEKLSFLEIRQMIHGITQDFSNAGPLSYNFADYNLPLPIAKLVAQLKQLPYWKLTNPDQVQRHVINQVIDPTAKTFKDLGIEDTTKLADVLFTYVKHWRHPLIAQKGAPSKKELAKLRQLEHFT, encoded by the coding sequence ATGTTGAGCTCAGCCAAGTCTGCCAGACCTTTAGTCCGTGTTTCCGGCTCGGCAGCCAGAACTCTCTACACCTCTGTCTTGGAGTCCGACCTcaacatcaccaagaaCGGAAAAGTCAATGTAGCTATCGGTTCCGGTGGCCGTTCGTCGCGTACAGGCTACACGGCTACTGTATTCGGTGCTACCGGCTTTTTGGGCCGTTACTTGACCTCCAAGCTTGCCAGACATGGTACCACAACCATCGTTCCCTTCAGAGACGACATGAAGAAGCGTTTCTTGAAAGTCACTGGAGACTTGGGTGTTGTAAACTTTGTCGAGTTTGATGCCAGAAATGTCAAGTCAATTGCAGACTCGGTCGCCCACTCAGATATTGTCTTCAACTGTATCGGTGCCGACTACGAAACAAAGAATTTCTCTATGGCAGACGTTAACATCTCCATCACTGAGAGAATCGCCCAGGCTACAAAGGAAGCTGGCGTTCCCAGATTCGTCCATGTCTCGTCATACAACGCCAACCCTAAGTCCGAATCCATTTTCTACGCTACTAAGGGTATTGGTGAACAAGTCGTAAGGGATATTATCCCCAGCGCTACCATCGTCAGACCTTCGCCCATGTATGGTAGAGAAgacaatttgttgaactaCTTGGGgccaaagttgaagatgtgGACTCCAGGCAAAAACAGTAAAGAAATATACCCCACCTATGTTCTCGACGTCGCTAGAGCCTTGGAAAAGATCGGTTACGACGACTCCACAGCTGGCCAGACCTACGAATTGTATGGGTCAGAGAAATTATCCTTCTTAGAAATCAGACAGATGATCCACGGAATCACCCAGGACTTTTCCAATGCCGGCCCCTTGTCATACAACTTTGCTGACTATAACTTGCCCTTGCCTATTGCCAAATTAGTAGCCCAGCTTAAGCAGTTACCCTACTGGAAATTGACGAACCCAGACCAAGTCCAGAGACACGTCATTAACCAGGTAATCGATCCTACAGCCAAGACGTTCAAGGACTTGGGTATTGAAGACACCACCAAGTTGGCTGATGTCTTGTTCACATATGTCAAGCACTGGAGACATCCTTTGATTGCCCAAAAGGGAGCTCCTTCCAAGAAagagttggccaagttgcGTCAACTTGAGCACTTTACTTAG
- a CDS encoding predicted protein (go_funtion hydrolase activity) has translation MELDTDVPMEDVEDLKQAETGSGPDASPHNNTKKSDLNPSTVGQLDEWIDKLSKCEPLSETDVKKLCDMAIDVLQFEENVQPVQVPVTICGDVHGQFHDLIELFKIGGPCPDTNYLFMGDYVDRGYYSVETVSYLVCMKVRYPNRITILRGNHESRQITQVYGFYDECLRKYGSATVWKLFTDLFDYFPITALVDNKVFCLHGGLSPMIETIDQVRELNRIQEVPHEGPMCDLLWSDPDDRGGWGISPRGAGFTFGQDISEQFNHTNDLSLIARAHQLVMEGFSWSHQESVVTIFSAPNYCYRCGNQAAIMEVDEQHNRQFLQYDPSVRPGEPTVTRKTPDYFL, from the exons ATGGAATTAGACACAGACGTGCCTATGGAGGATgtcgaagacttgaaacAAGCCGAAACCGGCTCTGGCCCGGACGCTTCCCCCCACAACAACA CCAAGAAGTCTGACTTGAATCCGTCCACTGTGGGCCAGTTGGACGAGTGGATCGACAAGTTGTCTAAATGCGAGCCTTTGTCGGAAACAgatgtcaagaagttgtgCGATATGGCCATTGACGTTTtgcaatttgaagaaaacgtCCAGCCTGTGCAAGTGCCTGTGACCATCTGTGGTGATGTCCATGGCCAGTTCCACGACTTGATcgaattgttcaagattgGAGGACCCTGTCCCGACACGAACTACTTGTTTATGGGTGATTATGTAGACAGAGGCTACTACTCGGTGGAAACTGTGTCGTATTTGGTTTGTATGAAGGTCAGATACCCCAACAGAATCACCATCTTGAGAGGAAACCACGAGCTGAGACAAATTACACAAGTGTATGGTTTCTACGATGAATGTTTGAGAAAATATGGCTCGGCTACAGTGTGGAAGTTATTCACCGACTTGTTCGACTACTTCCCCATCACCGCCTTGGTAGACAACAAGGTGTTCTGTTTGCACGGAGGTTTGTCGCCGATGATCGAAACGATTGACCAGGTCAGAGAGTTGAACCGTATCCAGGAAGTGCCACACGAAGGACCTATGTGTGACTTGTTATGGTCAGACCCCGACGACCGTGGTGGATGGGGGATTTCTCCCAGAGGTGCCGGTTTCACGTTTGGACAAGATATCTCCGAGCAGTTCAACCACACCAACGACTTGAGTCTCATTGCGAGAGCGCACCAGTTGGTGATGGAAGGCTTCAGCTGGTCGCATCAGGAGTCGGTGGTGACCATCTTCTCAGCACCAAACTACTGCTATAGATGTGGGAACCAAGCAGCCATCATGGAGGTGGACGAACAACATAATAGACAATTCCTACAATACGATCCTTCTGTTAGACCTGGCGAGCCAACTGTGACCAGAAAGACGCCCGACTACTTTTTATGA
- a CDS encoding predicted protein (go_component nucleus~go_funtion transcription factor activity; zinc ion binding~go_process regulation of transcription, DNA-dependent), translating into MMFQNDSKFPNVPTTGNKHTLDTMSPFVHSHGFDNSSQANNHPFNPSLHNITANISRGSYSPEPPSSSGLDSSVPNLFSASSNTSGSSVSKPGVVTNKHVNPNAVPSTNKKRKSNVRACDACAIRKVKCEAQRPCSHCVSNNLNCTQLRERKKSGPKNLHRKTLDSINSLSEVIESNTGKPTTKRPSLSAQSSSNNITPIKESSNELEDDQLSSASNAPVHAISGAIPSSIPMGATESANATAEYKVTPYNLIENIAMIGDEPIVFELVKPLTVQSLAINYMKLIEFVATNYPNLQHLPNNPFHSELNLMEHHEDSVFLSKLLVVLTVNLITSEILIKLKKQKFRNFIKYPKKNLLFKNFKNYRNLLHFKCIEIFILIEKNSIVPSITPQTGTKAGNYQSLYPLNQYQVYYNLSLSCLHLCNYYHMLNLTNTLNTANSSDNNYGNEAQEHQKLINLRKSIAYFQLINIKASDSAVVVQLYELFEILYTFERYYMVYSSNNYNLNLVRNNDVVIQLDSKRFMKYHNENINNSFNSNFLFEMISSVSESNEMDSATISKIVKFSNFNIRLKDGNTMLSKYSSFSTKIRALRSSDEILEVIKNVFLFKLLITFPLDMEDSRVELKQITADLNYSLTRSNSDLFKLQVSNYQLLPHLLHLLKVLLQVKEEEVSNRMEDQITQATKIEDAQEQQVYVEFSDNLIKHFPFFNNINKLIRSEKLLNSWYLNLTENRTKLNEFKKMYDHKQTLERELIKSQGNIDVSINQLLEELDATKLMIHSSTSSIPNSNMVTTYPSPENHNVKPSSSGFNAEDQDEEDEEDDFFSINPTSRVQRTTPPLNQAKFVSMTSRASSSTSTSSSVSATDATSMSQNTDHVIIPQPMAPTPSAMHPAKHDETPGAMTMSASSYSLFNDFYGAGTSGSLTNLFQFNNTFLGSGGSPLPPPQNLQQQQQQQHNHLQQLQHPPQPLPPPPPTVYGSNLVAPSIREEEVKLTPVANLEHLLPIRDVSRELKDGEYDKSKAKGPARIDEKKPRYGSSRALNCSGEEKKKKKKKKKKKSERYRTPAH; encoded by the exons ATGATGTTCCAAAACGACTCCAAGTTCCCCAACGTTCCAACCACGGGGAACAAACACACGCTCGACACCATGAGCCCCTTCGTCCATAGTCACGGCTTCGACAACTCCAGCCAAGCCAACAACCATCCATTCAACCCCAGCCTCCACAACATCACAGCCAACATATCGCGTGGCAGCTATAGCCCGGAGCCTCCTTCCAGCTCAGGTCTCGATTCTTCTGTGCCCAACTTGTTTTCTGCGTCGTCAAACACGTCGGGGTCGTCCGTTTCGAAGCCCGGTGTCGTCACTAACAAGCACGTGAACCCCAACGCTGTACCTTCTACTAATAAAAAGCGTAAGTCTAACGTGAGGGCCTGCGATGCCTGTGCCATCCGTAAAGTCAAGTGTGAGGCGCAGAGACCATGTAGCCACTGtgtttccaacaacttgaactgCACTCAGCTACgtgaaagaaagaagtcCGGGCCAAAGAACTTACACAGAAAGACTTTGGACTCCATCAACAGTTTGAGCGAGGTCATCGAGCTGAATACCGGAAAACCGACAACGAAAAGACCGTCGCTTCTGGCACAATCCAGTAGCAACAACATCACGCCCATCAAAGAGTCTTCCAACGAACTTGAAGACGATCAACTCTCTTCTGCCTCTAATGCCCCTGTTCATGCCATAAGCGGCGCAATACCCAGTAGTATTCCCATGGGAGCGACGGAAAGCGCGAATGCGACGGCTGAATACAAAGTAACACCGTATAACTTGATTGAGAACATTGCAATGATTGGTGATGAACCTATAGTATTCGAGTTGGTAAAACCTCTTACTGTCCAGTCGTTGGCGATAAACTACATGAAGTTGATAGAGTTCGTAGCCACTAACTATCCAAACCTTCAGCATCTTCCGAACAATCCTTTCCATTCTGAGCTTAATCTCATGGAACACCACGAGGATTCCGTCTTTCTTTCGAAATTATTGGTAGTATTGACGGTGAACTTGATCACGAGCGAgatcttgatcaagttgaagaagcagaagttCAGAAACTTCATTAAGTAcccgaagaagaacttgttgttcaagaatttcaaaaaCTATAGGAACTTGCTTCATTTCAAATGTAttgaaatcttcatcttgattGAAAAGAACTCGATAGTGCCATCTATAACTCCCCAGACCGGCACTAAAGCCGGCAACTACCAGAGCCTCTACCCTTTGAACCAGTACCAGGTCTACTACAACTTGTCTTTGAGTTGTTTGCACTTGTGTAACTATTATCAtatgttgaacttgacgaACACGCTAAACACAGCCAATTCAAGCGATAACAATTATGGCAATGAAGCTCAGGAGCACCAGAAACTCATCAACTTGAGGAAAAGTATCGCCTATTTCCAACTTATTAATATCAAAGCCAGCGACAGCGCGGTTGTCGTACAGCTCTATGAGTTATTTGAGATCTTATACACCTTTGAAAGATACTACATGGTGTATTCGTCCAACAATTACAATCTCAACTTGGTGAGAAACAACGACGTTGTGATCCAGTTGGACTCAAAGCGTTTCATGAAGTATCATAACGAaaatatcaacaactcaTTCAACCTGAACTTTTTGTTTGAGATGATCAGTAGTGTGTCTGAGAGCAACGAAATGGATTCTGCGACAATCAGCAAAATTGTAAAGTTTTCTAACTTTAACATTCGGCTCAAGGACGGCAATACGATGTTATCTAAGTATAGCTCTTTTTCTACAAAGATCAGAGCCTTGAGGAGCAGCGACGAGATTCTTGAGGTGATCAAGAatgtttttcttttcaagttgttgataacCTTCCCGTTAGATATGGAAGATTCACGCGTGGAATTGAAGCAGATCACAGCTGATTTGAACTACTCTTTGACAAGATCTAATtctgatttgttcaagCTTCAAGTTTCCAACTACCAATTGTTACCTCATCTCTTGCATTTGCTCAAAGTGTTGCTACAAgtgaaggaagaagaggttcTGAACCGGATGGAGGATCAAATTACACAGGCCACTAAAATCGAAGATGCTCAGGAGCAGCAGGTTTATGTAGAGTTCAGTGACAATTTGATCAAACATTTCccgttcttcaacaacattaACAAGTTGATTCGATCTGAGAAGCTCTTGAACTCGTGGTATTTGAATCTCACCGAGAACAGaaccaagttgaacgagTTTAAGAAGATGTACGACCACAAACAGACGCTCGAGAGAGAACTCATCAAGTCTCAAGGAAATATTGACGTTTCTATCAATCAacttttggaagaattaGATGCGACAAAGTTGATGATCCACTCTAGCACCTCCTCGATTCCTAACTCAAATATGGTTACGACGTATCCTCTGCCGGAGAACCATAACGTAAAGCCGTCTTCATCAGGCTTCAATGCTGAAGATcaagacgaagaagatgaagaagacgatttcttttctataaATCCAACTTCGCGTGTACAGAGAACCACTCCTCCTCTCAACCAGGCCAAGTTTGTCTCGATGACAAGTCGTGCGTcgtcttctacttctacttcttcttctgtttctgctaCTGATGCTACCTCGATGAGCCAGAATACTGATCATGTGATCATACCGCAGCCAATGGCACCTACTCCTAGTGCAATGCATCCTGCCAAACACGACGAAACTCCCGGTGCTATGACCATGAGTGCTAGTAGTTACAGTCTATTTAACGACTTCTACGGCGCAGGCACTTCAGGCTCGCTAACTAATTTGTTTcagttcaacaacacctTTCTAGGCAGTGGTGGAAGTCCACTCCCACCTCCACAAAatctccaacaacaacagcaacagcaacataATCATCTACAACAGCTTCAGCATCCGCCGCAGCCGCTACCGCCTCCGCCGCCTACTGTCTACGGTAGCAATCTTGTAGCACCTTCTATCCGAGAGGAAGAGGTCAAGTTGACTCCAG TTGCAAATTTGGAACACTTGTTGCCTATTCGGGACGTATCACGTGAATTGAAAGATGGAGAATATGACAAAAGCAAGGCGAAAGGGCCGGCTAGGATAGATGAAAAG AAGCCCAGATATGGAAGTAGTAGAGCTCTTAACTGTAGCGGagaggagaagaagaagaagaagaagaagaagaagaagaagagcgAAAGATACAGAACGCCAGCCCATTGA
- the MPA43 gene encoding Ribulokinase-like protein (similar to ribitol kinase) produces the protein MTAVGIDVGTGSVRVYCENKDTIQTYEAEIATTHNANFITQSSKEIFTKILDLFARLNIDHVSGISTTATCSMVVLQKMEVNGSTFLKPFSQISGISDTNGPIPNQDVFLWMDGRAFKQTDRYNQRLRDTKFSSSVGGKFVPELGVPKLKWLSDNFPESNLVCFELYDWINYLLLVGGFSEKELVEYRPRKKDFNNDSSAMDGSIKGWSKQTLTSVFEISKNIEIGGADFDVATEFLLPVGYPLGTVHKAFAFKDAVVGNGCIDCYAGWLSTIVAPENRLGLTGGQLSMIAGTSTCFLLASECTSPITGVWGPYDKLLPNVQMYELGQPATGKLFEKLFSKFDKLIQDKLGDKATIRNYFYYGDVFGNRSPLSDFTMSEMVIDGYNYDCKLAPIIDSHDKVASLVIRYNLILEFLCFQTKHIIEVLSQPEQINITEIVVSGSQANNRRFLQLLSDITNLKVTKLCEKSKYSVAKGASIMAEAGTGLMQEKNAANIDADSYARKYEIYKDMAKVQAKYRELVNSD, from the exons ATGACAGCAGTTGGTATTGACGTGGGAACTGGTTCTGTTCGAGTATACTGCGAGAATAAAGATACTATCCAGACGTACGAAGCCGAAATTGCCACAACTCACAATGCAAATTTCATAACCCAATCTTCTAAGGaaatcttcaccaaaatCCTAGACCTCTTTGCCAGACTCAATATAGACCATGTTTCGGGAATTTCAACTACAGCCACATGCTCAATGGTTGTTCTACAGAAAATGGAGGTAAATGGttctactttcttgaaaccTTTTTCACAAATATCAGGCATTTCTGATACTAATGGCCCAATCCCAAATCAAGATGTCTTTCTATGGATGGATGGTAGAGCATTCAAACAAACAGATAGATACAACCAAAGACTTAGAGATACGAAATTCTCGTCAAGTGTTGGAGGCAAGTTTGTGCCTGAGTTGGGAGTACCAAAACTCAAGTGGCTAAGTGATaattttccagaatcaaATTTAGTCTGTTTTGAGCTTTACGATTGGATAAATTACCTTTTGCTAGTTGGTGGATTTCTGGAAAAGGAACTTGTAGAATATAGACCTCGCAAAaaagatttcaacaacgatAGCTCGGCTATGGATGGCTCTATAAAGGGCTGGCTGAAACAGACATTGACTTCTGTGTTTGAGATAAGCAAGAATATCGAAATAGGCGGAGCCGATTTCGACGTAGCTACAGAGTTCTTGCTTCCTGTTGGCTATCCTTTAGGAACTGTTCACAAAGCTTTTGCCTTCAAAGATGCCGTTGTAGGAAACGGTTGTATAGACTGCTATGCTGGCTGGCTCTCTACGATTGTAGCTCCAGAGAACCGACTTGGTCTAACTGGTGGTCAATTATCAATGATAGCTGGAACATCCACCTGCTTTCTACTCGCATCCGAGTGTACCTCACCTATCACGGGAGTCTGGGGCCCATACGATAAGTTACTTCCAAATGTTCAAATGTATGAGCTTGGCCAGCCCGCTACTGGAAAATTGTTTGAGAAACTCTTTTCTAAGTTTGACAAGCTAATCCAGGATAAACTTGGAGACAAAGCTA CTATCCGCAACTACTTCTACTACGGCGATGTGTTTGGCAATCGTAGCCCATTAAGCGACTTCACCATGAGTGAAATGGTTATTGACGGCTACAACtatgattgcaaattaGCACCGATAATCGACAGCCACGACAAAGTAGCCAGTTTAGTTATCCGCTACAATTTGATACTAGAATTCTTGTGTTTCCAGACGAAACACATCATTGAGGTTCTTTCGCAACCAGAGCAAATAAACATAACCGAGATTGTAGTCAGTGGGTCTCAAGCCAACAACAGACGGTTTCTACAGCTTCTCAGTGATATCACCAATTTAAAGGTCACAAAACTCTGCGAAAAGTCCAAGTACTCTGTGGCCAAAGGCGCCTCAATCATGGCGGAAGCTGGAACAGGCTTGATGCAAGAGAAGAACGCGGCGAATATTGATGCAGATAGTTATGCACGA AAGTACGAAATCTACAAGGACATGGCCAAAGTCCAAGCCAAATATCGAGAGTTGGTGAATAGCGATTGA
- the TOS1 gene encoding hypothetical beta-1,6-N-acetylglucosaminyltransferase, whose translation MKFTTSVYLAVLATIATVQAGCSFVGGNYYCSQTDKIIYNGLGYSGSYQDVVSMDESTGQCSQQAYSFSGNLSPLDEELSVHFRGPLKLKQFGVYYPASNSKREDAAEDCVKRHIHHKHKRATEILEVTHTVIVDGQGNTIANPGASSVVAAPAPVESSVVQDKAYRPDISTNSAPTTTTEAPVPSSSSVSSAAPSASSSGSSPASGDWVRSSYYTPGSADNCVFLNYYGGSGSGVWSSTFGNSLSYANSDASGGSSSPVALSDTTLASNNEFLIMSGNQCSGSDCGFYRKGIPAYHGFGGANKIFVFEFEMPSAGNGGGFNFDMPAIWMLNAKIPRTLQYGNADCSCWKTGCGELDLFEILSAGSDKLISHLHDGQGSGTDGSNSGGGGSQDYFARPTSGSLKAAVIFTDSAVHILEVTEDFDPSLSQETVDAWISKQGSSASIGY comes from the coding sequence ATGAAATTCACAACCTCCGTCTACTTGGCGGTGTTGGCTACGATAGCCACTGTCCAGGCTGGCTGCTCCTTCGTAGGAGGAAACTACTACTGCTCCCAGACCGACAAAATCATATACAACGGCCTCGGCTACTCAGGGTCGTACCAGGACGTCGTCAGCATGGACGAGTCCACTGGCCAGTGTTCGCAACAGGCCTACTCCTTCTCTGGTAACTTGTCGCCATTAGACGAGGAACTTTCTGTCCACTTCAGAGGTCCCTTAAAATTGAAACAGTTTGGTGTCTACTACCCAGCCTCTAACTCCAAAAGAGAGGACGCAGCTGAAGACTGCGTCAAGAGACACATCCACCATAAGCACAAGAGAGCTACCGAAATCTTGGAGGTCACACACACTGTTATCGTCGATGGTCAGGGTAACACCATCGCCAATCCTGGTGCCTCTTCTGTTGTAGCTGCGCCAGCTCCAGTCGAAAGCtctgttgttcaagacaAAGCCTACAGACCAGACATCTCTACCAATTCCGCTCCTACTACCACTACAGAAGCACCAGTTCCtagctcttcttcagtcTCATCTGCCGCTCCTTCAGCCTCTAGTTCCGGCTCTAGCCCAGCTTCCGGAGACTGGGTCAGATCCTCTTACTACACCCCAGGAAGTGCTGACAACTgtgtcttcttgaactaCTATGGTGGCTCCGGTTCTGGAGTGTGGTCTTCTACCTTCGGTAACTCCTTGTCGTATGCAAACTCCGATGCCTCCGgtggttcttcttcccCTGTGGCTCTCAGTGACACTACCCTCGCCTCTAATAACGAGTTCCTCATCATGTCTGGTAACCAGTGTAGCGGTAGCGACTGTGGCTTCTACAGAAAGGGTATTCCAGCTTACCACGGATTCGGTGGTgccaacaagatctttgtttttgaattcGAGATGCCTTCCGCCGGTAACGGTGGTggtttcaactttgacatGCCAGCCATCTGGATGTTGAATGCTAAGATTCCTAGAACTTTGCAATATGGTAATGCCGATTGCTCGTGTTGGAAGACTGGTTGTGGTGAATTAGACTTGTTTGAAATCTTGAGCGCTGGCTCGGACAAGTTGATCTCCCATTTGCACGACGGCCAGGGTTCTGGCACTGACGGTTCCAACTCCGGTGGTGGTGGTTCCCAGGACTACTTTGCCAGACCTACTTCTGGCTCGTTGAAGGCTGCTGTTATCTTTACAGACTCAGCCGTCCACATCTTGGAGGTCACTGAAGACTTTGACCCTTCGCTCTCCCAAGAAACCGTCGACGCCTGGATCAGCAAGCAGGGTTCCAGCGCCTCCATCGGCTACTAG